In Haematobia irritans isolate KBUSLIRL chromosome 1, ASM5000362v1, whole genome shotgun sequence, a genomic segment contains:
- the mRpL35 gene encoding mitochondrial ribosomal protein L35: protein MLRSLVGSAIKSACYVSALRSITVASSQKYSFSTLQTLAGSNVFPRLSSPVVQANLLQQSIAVQTQQSRSVTKFSLNKGKRKSVKAVVKRFRRLDWGAWIRTYTGRQKKLFSKSSKTKRRLRQHVFTNSTQSWLLDKMVTSFWRRPKNWVDDVYAPYHRRDEFFATKSKTFKV, encoded by the exons ATGCTGCGCTCTTTAGTTGGAAGTG caatTAAGAGCGCTTGTTATGTTTCTGCATTGCGTTCAATTACAGTTGCTTCATCGCAAAAGTATTCATTCTCCACACTACAAACCTTAGCTGGAAGTAATGTTTTCCCAAGATTGTCTTCGCCCGTAGTGCAGGCTAATTTATTGCAGCAGTCCATTGCCGTGCAAACACAACAATCACGTAGTGTAACAAAATTCTCCTTGAATAAAGGTAAACGTAAGTCGGTGAAAGCTGTTGTGAAAAGGTTCCGGCGTTTAGACTGGGGTGCTTGGATTCGCACCTATACAGGTcgacaaaagaagttattctccAAATCATCAAAAACTAAACGCCGCCTTCGCCAACATGTTTTCACTAATTCAACTCAAAGTTGGTTGCTCGATAAAATGGTAACTAGTTTCTGGCGCCGTCCCAAAAATTGGGTAGATGATGTCTATGCTCCATACCACAGACGAGATGAATTCTTTGCAACCAAAAGTAAAACATTTAAGGTCTAA